TAGAAAGTGCATAGGATGTAAAATATATAATATCCTCAGTTATCACTGCACTTTTCTCTGATCCTGGAGTTAGATTTATAATCTTTTTAAATTTTTTTTCATTCTCTAAAAACTCTTTATTTTCTTCACTATTCAAATGTATATAATCAATAATAGCTATGATTTTTTTTCCTGATACTACTCTTTCATCCTCAAGATAGATATACATCTCATCATCTGCCTTTACTTTTAATCTACAAATTTTACATAGCTCCTCTTCACCTACAAAGAGTGCTCCACATTCTTTACACTTTTTATACCCTTTTTCAATTAAGTATCTTTCACGTCTCTCTGCTGATTTTTTTAGATGTTCTATTTTTTCTTGAATGTTAAGATGTTTGAAATCTATATCCTCATCTTCAAAATATCCATCTTCAGATAAATTATTATTATCCATATACATATCATATAACTCCCGATCTACAACTATTCTTGAAACAAAAAAAGAAAGATCCTCTATCACTTTTTCCTTAAAAATAGAGTTAACTTTTTTTATATACTCCCCTTTTTTCATTTGCATAAAATGAAGTATAGCTGAATTTTCAACTGCTATATAAAGAGTTTTCTCCTTTATATACAAAATGCTACTTTTTTCAAAAAGCTTTCCTGAGATCTCCTGCCACCTAGCTTTTAAAATTCCCTCTTTAAGCTTTCTACTTTTGCCTATTGCACTATCTATCATCATTCCTACATTGGCTAATTCCATCATATACTATTTCACCTTTCTCCACATGAAAGTTTTTTGAATCAATTCCAAGATCTCCTGTAGAACTAATAAATACCTGTATATTTCTCTTTTCTAAATAGTTCAATATACTCTCTTTTCTATTTGAGTCAAAATATGAAGAGATATCATCTATTATAAGCACAGGGCTCTCTTTTTTCTCCCTAATTACCATATCTATCTCTGATAATTTTAATGAAAATATAATAGATTTCTTCTCCCCTTGAGAAGCAGTAGATTTAGCTTCATATCCATTTAAAAAGAAAAGAAAATCATCTTTCTGAGGTCCTGACAGAGAAAATCCATATCTGATCTCCTGCTGAAACTTCTCCTCTATTCTTCTTCTTAAACAACTCTCTATTTCCTCTAAACTCATTTTCTTTATATTTCCAAGGTGACATTGATATTGAAGACTTAACTCTTTTTTATCATCAAAGAGTTTACGATAATTTAGATTTAGAATAATTGAGATCTTCTTTACATATTCCAATCTTTTCTCAATTACCCTAGCACCATACTTAATAAACTCCTCTTGATAGATTAAAAACTCTGGTTCTCTGTATTTTTTTTCCTTTAAATACTTATTTCTAATCTTTAATATCTTATTAAAATTTTTTAACTCTTGAAAATATTCACTACTTGTTTGAGCTATCTCGCCATCAAAAAAACTTCTTCTAACTGAGGGAGAACCTGTTATTAAAATAATATCCTCTGGAATATATGTAACTATGTTTAACTTGCCATAAAATTCATCATATGGAGCTTTTTTACCATTATAACTATACTCTTTTTTATTCTCATCATTAAACTTAACTGTAAGAGTTTTTTCACCAATATTATCTCTATAAATTAAAAAAACCCCTGTTCTTTTAGCTCCATACTTCATTGTTTCACTGCTCTTTGTTGTCCTGAAGCTCTTTCCAGTTGCTCCAAAATATAAAGCTTCTAATAAACTTGTTTTCCCCTGTCCATTTTTTCCAAAAAAAAGATTTAATTTAGGAAAAACTTTTGTATTTCCATCTTGGAGATTTCTGAAATTGACATAATTCACTTCTAATATTTCCAAAATATTTCACCTCAGGACTTTAATCTTACTTAACGATAAAACTTCTATCTTCTACCTCTACTTTATCTCCTGGATAAAGTTTTTTTCCTCTTCTAGTTTCTACCTCTCCATTAACTTTTACATTTCCATCTATTATTAAAAACTTTGCATCTACTCCAGTATCACATACTCCAGTCCACTTTAAAAATTGATCTAACTTTATAAACTCTGTAGATATTTTTATCTCTTCCATATATTTTCCCTCCTTATAAAAATTTTCAGGCAACAAAATGCCACTATATATAATACCATAAATTTAAATTTTTTAAAAGATTGATAGAGGATTGTTTTTTATAATATTTATCATATAATCTAAATGTATATGCACAATAATAATTTAAAATTATATAAAACAAAAGAGAGTTAAAAACTCTCTCTTATCCTTCTTTTATTACTCTTTCAATATATCTTTTTATTGTATTTAAATAGATATTTTTAGATTTTGCTTTCATTGTAAGTAGGAAATTAACATCTATTCCCTCTTCTTGTGAACAAAGCTTTAAAGCTTGCTCTTCTATCTTTAGTTTTTCAAACTCATCATACTCATTAAACTCTGTCATAAGATCTTTTGAAATATCTGTTCCAGAAATAATATCCTTTATACTGTTTATTACTGGCTTCTTTACACCTCTTCTAGCTTGATTTATCTTCTTCTTGCTCTTTAATCCCTTCTCTTTAACTATATTATTAAATAAAGTTAGATTTTGCTTATTATTTGCATTTTCATCTAAAGATATATTTTTTAAAACCCCATTTATATATTGAACTAAAGTTGTCTTTATATTTCCATTTAAATTCTTATATAGAATATTTAATACCTCTATTGCTAATGCTTCTCCATCCTCTCTAAATATCTTTTTAATCTTAGTATCTGTTCTCTTATCCCAAGCTCTTTGAACATAGATATTTCTCTTAGCTTTTTGTACCTTCTCTATAACACTATCTGGAAGTTCAACAACATTATCTTTTGCTTTAGAAGTAGATTTTTTAGTATTTTTAGTAACTTTCTTAGCCTCTTTTATAACCTCGACTACTTCAGCTTCTTCAATTTCAAGGTTTCTTTCAACAGGAATTGCTAAAACTTTTTTACTGCTCTTATTTTCAATAAATGATGAAACGTGACACTCTCCATCTTTATCCTTGTTAAAGACATAATTTATATAATAATTATCCTCTTCCTTGATATACTCTGAATCATACTTCAAAATATATCCCATCTCAACAAGTACATCAAAAGCTTTTTCTATTCTTTTTAAAACTTGTTTTAATCTACATAAAATATACTGCTTAACCTCTCCATTTTTATTTTTTCTTTCTGTAATTTGTTCTGTTTTTAAGGGTATTATAGCTGCAAGTGTACGAACATTTATCCTTCCATCCATGCTCTCATATCTAATTTTACTAATATACTTATAAATTCTTCCAGCTATTGGATCCTTTGTCAATATCTCCAAAAGTGATCTTGAATTATACTTAATATATCTCTTATCCTTTATCTTTTGTCTAATATTTTTATTTAGAGTAACCCTATAATAGATCTTTTTACCCTTTTTCAATTTTTGATATGTTAAAAGTTTAAACTCCTCATCTTCAAATTTATATTTTCCAAGCTTTGTATGATTTGATACAATAAATTGATACTCAGTATTTTTAAGATTTTTTAAGGCTTGTTCAACCTTTGTGTAATAAGTTCTATTCATCTTATTACCTAAAAAGCTAACTATAAAATCTGAAATCTCAAACTCTATATACTCATCTGAATCATCAATCTCTCTTTTTACCTCATACATTGAAATCAGATATGTATATATCTTCTCTTCAAAAGTTGAAGGTTGAAATACCTTGTCACTATTATCTTTAGCAACTAAGGTACAATACATTGTAACTCCTAAATCTTCAAAGGAGTATTGAAAGTTAACTCTTTTATTCTGTTTTTGAGGTGTAAAAAATGGGAAAACTATCATTTCTACTGGGATATTTATCACATTTTCTTTCAAATTTAAAAAGTTTCCAGTTTCTTTTATTACAACTTCTCTCACTTCAATATCAGGAACAGAACTTAATTTAATTTCAACATTTTTAATATCTTCTACTAAAGATCCACTTTGAGAGATTTGATAGCTATCTAATATATCAATATCATCTTCTAACTTTTCCTCTTTCTTCATATTTTTTCTCCTTTTATAAGATTTAAAGAATATAATATTATCTAAATTATGTGTATATAAACAAAAATAAACACCTTTTTAAATGTATACTAACAAAAATAATTTAATTAATCTAACTTTTTTATTCAATTTCTCTATAAATCCAATATTAATGAGCTTTTTCTAAGTTTTTATATCTTTGAAATAAGAGAAAACATTTTTAATATTTCAATTATTTCTTTAAAGAATCCTTGATTTTATTGAATTTATATTATATTCTACTGTAATGTATATAGACAATAATACATTGTGGATTTTTATTTTATCATAAAAATCAAATAAAATAAAGGCTTAAAATGTATATATACATTAATATTTTTTACTAATCCTTATAAATACTATATTTTCGCTTATGTATATGAATAGTAATATTTTTTACTTTTCTTAAAGTGGCTATATTAAAGAAGTTGTGAATATATACTTTTTTAAAAGGCCCAAAATACTTGAATTAAATTTATGTATATGAATAATAATAAAATTAAAGTTTTTTTTGCAAGAATATCTAATAAAATCAAGGGTTAGTTTTATGTTAAAATTTTAACTTAGTCTTTACATTAAACATTAAACAAAAAAACAACTACAGCTTTATGCTTT
The genomic region above belongs to Fusobacterium varium and contains:
- a CDS encoding DNA replication/repair protein RecF; the protein is MEILEVNYVNFRNLQDGNTKVFPKLNLFFGKNGQGKTSLLEALYFGATGKSFRTTKSSETMKYGAKRTGVFLIYRDNIGEKTLTVKFNDENKKEYSYNGKKAPYDEFYGKLNIVTYIPEDIILITGSPSVRRSFFDGEIAQTSSEYFQELKNFNKILKIRNKYLKEKKYREPEFLIYQEEFIKYGARVIEKRLEYVKKISIILNLNYRKLFDDKKELSLQYQCHLGNIKKMSLEEIESCLRRRIEEKFQQEIRYGFSLSGPQKDDFLFFLNGYEAKSTASQGEKKSIIFSLKLSEIDMVIREKKESPVLIIDDISSYFDSNRKESILNYLEKRNIQVFISSTGDLGIDSKNFHVEKGEIVYDGISQCRNDDR
- a CDS encoding DUF370 domain-containing protein, translated to MYIYLEDERVVSGKKIIAIIDYIHLNSEENKEFLENEKKFKKIINLTPGSEKSAVITEDIIYFTSYALSTLIRRGNEYFRLSGGKNE
- the yaaA gene encoding S4 domain-containing protein YaaA translates to MEEIKISTEFIKLDQFLKWTGVCDTGVDAKFLIIDGNVKVNGEVETRRGKKLYPGDKVEVEDRSFIVK
- a CDS encoding replication initiator protein A, with product MKKEEKLEDDIDILDSYQISQSGSLVEDIKNVEIKLSSVPDIEVREVVIKETGNFLNLKENVINIPVEMIVFPFFTPQKQNKRVNFQYSFEDLGVTMYCTLVAKDNSDKVFQPSTFEEKIYTYLISMYEVKREIDDSDEYIEFEISDFIVSFLGNKMNRTYYTKVEQALKNLKNTEYQFIVSNHTKLGKYKFEDEEFKLLTYQKLKKGKKIYYRVTLNKNIRQKIKDKRYIKYNSRSLLEILTKDPIAGRIYKYISKIRYESMDGRINVRTLAAIIPLKTEQITERKNKNGEVKQYILCRLKQVLKRIEKAFDVLVEMGYILKYDSEYIKEEDNYYINYVFNKDKDGECHVSSFIENKSSKKVLAIPVERNLEIEEAEVVEVIKEAKKVTKNTKKSTSKAKDNVVELPDSVIEKVQKAKRNIYVQRAWDKRTDTKIKKIFREDGEALAIEVLNILYKNLNGNIKTTLVQYINGVLKNISLDENANNKQNLTLFNNIVKEKGLKSKKKINQARRGVKKPVINSIKDIISGTDISKDLMTEFNEYDEFEKLKIEEQALKLCSQEEGIDVNFLLTMKAKSKNIYLNTIKRYIERVIKEG